Proteins encoded in a region of the Flavobacterium sp. MDT1-60 genome:
- a CDS encoding TonB-dependent receptor domain-containing protein: MKTSNLLIFLLLPFFCLAQSTLKLKGKITNETTALEWADVSILNAEGKIIDGTTTKQDGTFELNLKKGFYKINISLLGFEDYEKEISIENDIYLGIIILKENTTNLVEVVVQSKKKTVEQKTDRLVYNLENNVTNVGGDALSAINTAPGVVVKNDAINILGKGTSRVMIDGRIIELAGEELNNFLKSISASDIKNIEIISNPPAKYEAEGSGGLINIIMKKGVRDSWKNTTTVSYDQNKYGIYTVRDNFFYNKNKFRFSASMNGKTGYLNATDDLKMYFPDGLSHMKSTTKVKSENLSGKIALDYDLSERTTIGFQYLNDRNNPDFKSDITINKYNTQNELENITLNNSFTDKGSRNQTYNAHLITKLDSLKRKLSFDVDYFNYNSEFDRSFIANNYTPEMIFVDVNQAGKNISNQDIDNWSFKTDMEHPFQAINLSYGAKMSFTNSISDVLYYNTISGTPVLDPNQSNRFKYTENNQAIYFNADKKINEKWNLQLGLRLENTKTNGFSETMNQTTENNYLKLFPTFYASYKKNENNSFSLNYGKRINRPRFDLLNPFRIYINSNSYSEGNPFLKPSFSDNFEFAHSYKEILRTSVFVNAVTNGYGVLFTSNPETNTQIVTRENYFKNLSYGIGESYSAGFADWWQSENSLYFLGAKTEFIKDINATPSNSLQIDFSTNNTFVLGKTTKLQIDFSCTTPFKSGLYEVGYASSFDIGFKQDLFNKTMQIAFLANDLFNTSYLKDFTSVVNGVKQVYNQKESNRFVRLSLVYNFGNKKINMKERAFGNQEEKKRTGN; this comes from the coding sequence ATGAAAACATCAAACCTCCTTATCTTTTTATTATTACCATTCTTTTGTTTGGCACAATCAACTTTAAAATTAAAAGGGAAAATAACAAATGAAACAACCGCTTTAGAATGGGCAGATGTTTCAATCTTAAATGCAGAAGGAAAAATTATTGACGGAACTACAACGAAACAAGATGGAACTTTTGAACTCAATCTTAAAAAAGGTTTTTATAAAATAAACATTAGTCTTTTAGGATTTGAAGATTACGAAAAAGAAATTTCAATAGAAAATGATATTTATTTAGGAATAATTATTCTAAAGGAAAACACAACCAATTTAGTTGAAGTTGTCGTTCAGTCTAAAAAGAAAACAGTCGAACAAAAAACAGATCGTTTGGTTTACAATTTGGAAAATAATGTTACAAATGTTGGAGGCGATGCCTTAAGCGCTATTAATACTGCACCTGGAGTTGTCGTAAAAAATGATGCGATAAATATCTTAGGAAAAGGAACTTCCCGCGTTATGATTGACGGAAGAATTATTGAATTAGCTGGCGAAGAATTAAATAATTTCCTGAAATCAATATCAGCAAGTGATATTAAAAATATTGAAATTATCAGTAATCCGCCAGCGAAATATGAAGCGGAGGGATCTGGCGGATTAATTAATATTATTATGAAAAAAGGAGTTCGAGATTCCTGGAAAAACACCACTACAGTTTCTTACGATCAAAATAAATATGGAATTTATACTGTGAGAGATAATTTCTTTTACAATAAAAATAAGTTTAGATTTTCTGCCAGTATGAACGGAAAAACAGGTTATTTAAATGCTACAGATGACTTAAAAATGTATTTTCCTGACGGGCTTTCACATATGAAAAGCACAACAAAAGTAAAAAGCGAAAATCTATCTGGAAAAATAGCTTTAGATTATGATCTTTCTGAACGTACGACTATTGGATTTCAGTATTTAAATGATAGAAATAATCCGGATTTTAAATCGGATATTACAATTAATAAATACAATACTCAAAATGAACTGGAGAATATTACGCTGAATAACAGTTTTACTGATAAAGGATCACGCAATCAAACGTATAATGCGCATTTGATTACGAAGCTGGATTCTTTAAAAAGAAAGCTTTCATTTGATGTAGATTATTTTAATTACAATTCGGAATTCGATAGAAGTTTTATTGCTAATAATTACACGCCGGAAATGATATTTGTTGATGTAAATCAGGCGGGAAAAAATATTTCGAATCAGGATATTGATAATTGGAGCTTTAAAACCGATATGGAACATCCGTTTCAGGCGATCAATTTATCTTACGGTGCAAAAATGAGTTTTACAAATAGTATCAGCGATGTACTTTATTACAATACAATTTCAGGAACTCCGGTCTTAGATCCGAACCAGTCCAACCGTTTTAAATACACTGAAAACAATCAGGCGATTTATTTTAATGCAGATAAAAAAATCAATGAGAAATGGAATCTTCAATTAGGATTAAGATTGGAAAACACTAAAACAAACGGATTTTCTGAAACAATGAATCAAACAACAGAAAATAATTATTTGAAATTATTCCCAACGTTTTATGCCTCTTATAAGAAAAATGAAAACAATAGCTTTAGTTTAAATTATGGGAAAAGAATCAACAGACCTCGTTTTGACTTATTGAATCCGTTTAGAATTTACATCAACAGTAATAGTTATTCAGAAGGAAATCCGTTTTTAAAACCTTCTTTTAGTGATAATTTTGAGTTTGCACATTCTTATAAAGAAATCCTGAGAACTAGTGTTTTCGTTAATGCAGTTACAAATGGTTACGGCGTTTTGTTTACTTCAAACCCGGAAACGAACACACAAATTGTAACCCGTGAGAATTATTTTAAAAATTTGAGTTACGGAATTGGAGAGAGTTATTCGGCTGGTTTTGCAGATTGGTGGCAAAGTGAAAATTCATTGTACTTTTTAGGTGCAAAAACAGAATTCATTAAAGACATTAATGCTACGCCATCAAATAGTTTGCAAATTGATTTTTCTACAAATAACACTTTTGTGTTAGGTAAAACGACAAAATTACAAATCGATTTTTCGTGTACTACGCCTTTTAAAAGTGGCTTGTATGAAGTAGGATATGCTTCGAGCTTTGATATTGGTTTTAAACAGGATTTGTTTAATAAAACGATGCAGATTGCATTTTTGGCCAATGATCTTTTTAATACTTCTTATTTAAAAGATTTTACTTCAGTGGTAAATGGTGTAAAACAGGTTTATAATCAAAAAGAAAGTAATCGATTTGTTCGTCTATCCCTGGTTTACAATTTTGGAAATAAAAAGATAAATATGAAAGAGAGAGCTTTTGGAAATCAGGAGGAGAAAAAGAGAACAGGAAATTAA
- a CDS encoding AraC family transcriptional regulator: MDKLDLLQGIGRISVFVSLLLAFFLLRVKTENKLANRLFAWFFIFSAIDLSGFFIDAVTRTQLNWEIFRSTACLFGMPLFYLFVLAVCYSDFKLQWKHLVHLLPFVVVNLVFIPRIYLNLETDRGSFASTLNQLPEIYFIQILIEFQYIYYIVSVFLILKKYREIYLENYANPSTATYKWLFQITCVFLIAHSIVALKNVLRYSGFREIFLWANVLVGSIALFITCWFIMKALNHPELFRGVNSKLKLAKDFLPEVEEEIKATVVQDDLISSQISTLKQYMAEKEPFLDPSLTIQELANQIDIPVRDLSVLINHQMDQHFFDFVNEYRIQKAMNILKNPSKKDLTVLEILYEVGFNSKSSFNTSFKKYTNLTPTAYRNAS; this comes from the coding sequence ATGGATAAATTAGATTTGCTGCAGGGGATTGGCCGAATCTCAGTTTTTGTTTCTTTATTGCTTGCATTTTTTTTATTGAGGGTTAAAACCGAAAATAAATTGGCAAACCGATTATTTGCATGGTTTTTCATTTTTTCTGCTATTGATCTTAGCGGATTTTTTATTGATGCTGTAACCCGAACCCAGCTTAATTGGGAGATTTTTAGGTCGACTGCCTGTTTATTCGGAATGCCTTTGTTCTACCTGTTTGTATTGGCAGTCTGTTATTCTGATTTTAAATTACAATGGAAGCATTTAGTTCATTTACTTCCTTTTGTGGTGGTCAATTTAGTTTTTATTCCGAGAATTTATCTCAACCTGGAGACAGATAGAGGTAGTTTTGCTTCAACTCTTAATCAATTGCCTGAGATTTATTTTATCCAGATTTTAATTGAATTTCAATATATATATTACATTGTCAGCGTATTTTTGATTTTGAAGAAATATAGAGAAATCTATTTAGAAAATTACGCTAATCCGAGTACTGCGACTTATAAATGGCTTTTTCAGATAACATGTGTTTTTCTTATTGCACATTCAATTGTCGCATTAAAAAACGTATTGCGCTATAGTGGTTTCAGAGAGATATTTCTTTGGGCAAATGTACTTGTAGGAAGTATTGCTCTGTTTATTACGTGCTGGTTTATAATGAAAGCGCTCAATCATCCTGAACTTTTTAGAGGCGTTAATTCGAAATTAAAATTAGCAAAAGACTTTCTGCCTGAAGTAGAAGAAGAAATAAAAGCAACTGTTGTTCAGGACGATTTGATTTCCAGTCAAATTTCAACTTTAAAACAATATATGGCAGAGAAAGAACCTTTTCTGGATCCGTCTCTTACAATTCAGGAACTCGCGAATCAAATTGATATTCCGGTTCGGGATTTATCTGTTTTGATCAATCACCAAATGGATCAGCACTTTTTTGATTTTGTGAATGAATATCGCATCCAAAAAGCAATGAATATTTTAAAAAATCCATCAAAAAAAGATTTAACCGTTTTGGAGATTTTATATGAAGTAGGTTTCAATTCAAAATCTTCCTTTAATACTTCTTTCAAAAAATATACTAATTTAACACCTACTGCTTATCGAAACGCTTCATAA
- the murQ gene encoding N-acetylmuramic acid 6-phosphate etherase encodes MTFTKTTEQASKYEHLEKMSVHELLININTEDKTVPNAVEKAIPQIEALVAQVVAKLKVGGRIFYIGAGTSGRLGVVDASECPPTFGVPFDLVNGIIAGGDTAIRRAVENAEDNATQAWIDLQTNNIGANDVVIGIAASGTTPYVIGGLETCNQNNILTGCITNNAGSPLALTAQFPIEVVVGPEFVTGSSRMKAGTAQKLVLNMISTAAMIQLGKVKGNKMVDMQLSNIKLVDRGVKMIMGEIPVSYEEASELLKKYGSVRNAVDNYNL; translated from the coding sequence ATGACATTTACTAAAACCACAGAACAAGCATCAAAATACGAACATTTAGAAAAAATGTCGGTTCATGAATTGCTTATCAATATTAATACTGAAGACAAAACTGTTCCCAATGCAGTTGAAAAAGCTATACCACAAATTGAAGCTTTAGTGGCTCAGGTTGTTGCTAAATTAAAAGTAGGCGGGCGAATATTTTATATTGGTGCGGGAACTTCTGGCCGATTAGGCGTTGTTGATGCTTCAGAATGTCCTCCCACTTTTGGAGTTCCATTTGATTTGGTTAACGGAATTATTGCTGGTGGCGACACTGCCATTCGTCGTGCTGTAGAAAATGCCGAAGATAATGCCACGCAGGCGTGGATCGATTTGCAAACTAATAACATTGGGGCAAATGATGTAGTAATTGGAATTGCAGCATCTGGAACAACTCCATATGTTATTGGAGGTTTAGAAACCTGCAATCAAAATAACATTCTTACAGGCTGTATCACGAACAACGCTGGAAGTCCGTTGGCTTTGACTGCCCAATTTCCTATTGAAGTTGTTGTGGGACCTGAATTCGTGACCGGAAGTTCCAGAATGAAAGCCGGAACAGCACAGAAATTGGTTTTGAATATGATCTCGACTGCTGCTATGATTCAGCTTGGAAAAGTAAAAGGAAACAAAATGGTCGACATGCAGTTGAGCAACATCAAATTGGTTGATCGTGGTGTGAAAATGATTATGGGGGAAATTCCTGTTTCGTATGAAGAAGCTTCTGAATTATTGAAAAAATATGGCAGTGTAAGAAATGCTGTTGATAATTATAATCTATAA
- a CDS encoding DUF6095 family protein: MATNKELLGKGIKYVSGSLPLLFIGPSLIYNAFMNQHTNWHYLVLGIGIVACLSAMFLIFYGLKIIMKGLFND, encoded by the coding sequence ATGGCAACAAATAAAGAACTATTAGGAAAAGGAATTAAATACGTATCAGGTTCACTGCCTTTATTATTTATTGGGCCTTCACTGATTTATAATGCTTTTATGAATCAGCATACGAATTGGCATTATTTGGTTTTAGGAATCGGGATTGTGGCTTGTTTAAGTGCAATGTTTTTGATTTTTTATGGATTGAAAATCATTATGAAGGGTTTGTTTAATGACTAA
- a CDS encoding type II toxin-antitoxin system RelE/ParE family toxin — protein sequence MGKKIIWSSDAIDQLEDIHFYIFFESKSLTVADKVVNTIFDSTEILKTQPEIYKLDKQKTNNDGSFRVYSVYDYGISYQITDETIYILRVRHNAQKPKKHSWKV from the coding sequence ATGGGGAAGAAAATAATTTGGTCAAGCGATGCTATTGATCAATTGGAAGACATTCATTTTTATATTTTTTTTGAAAGCAAATCACTTACAGTTGCAGACAAAGTAGTTAATACTATTTTTGATAGCACTGAAATTTTAAAAACACAGCCGGAAATTTATAAGCTCGACAAACAAAAAACCAATAATGATGGTAGTTTTAGAGTATATTCTGTTTATGATTACGGCATCTCTTATCAAATAACTGATGAGACTATTTATATTCTTAGAGTGCGTCACAATGCACAAAAACCAAAAAAACATTCATGGAAGGTATAA
- a CDS encoding pentapeptide repeat-containing protein — protein sequence MEGIIHIQKTFEKVIYIDKKINNREFEDCVFKNCDFSNSNFAYNTFLDCEFIDCNLSMTSLAGTNLKNVTFKNCKLLGIAFNECDDFLFQVYFEETALDYAIFSNKKMPKTKFINCSVREVTFIGTNLTSSVFDNCDLDGAIFNETQLAAVDFRTAYNYKIDPEFNPMRKAQFSNQGIVGLLDKYDIKIL from the coding sequence ATGGAAGGTATAATCCACATTCAAAAAACATTCGAAAAGGTTATTTACATTGACAAAAAAATAAACAATCGGGAGTTTGAAGATTGTGTTTTTAAAAACTGTGATTTCTCCAATAGCAATTTTGCTTACAACACTTTTTTAGACTGCGAATTTATCGATTGTAATTTGTCGATGACCAGTTTGGCGGGCACCAATTTAAAGAATGTTACTTTTAAAAACTGCAAACTTTTAGGAATCGCTTTTAACGAATGTGACGATTTTTTGTTTCAGGTTTATTTTGAAGAAACGGCATTAGATTACGCTATTTTCTCGAACAAAAAAATGCCGAAAACGAAATTCATAAATTGTTCTGTGAGAGAGGTTACTTTTATAGGAACCAATTTAACCAGTTCGGTTTTTGATAATTGTGATTTGGACGGTGCTATTTTTAATGAAACACAATTGGCAGCTGTTGATTTTAGAACGGCTTACAATTATAAAATTGATCCCGAATTTAATCCAATGAGAAAAGCGCAATTTTCTAATCAGGGAATTGTGGGACTTTTAGATAAGTATGATATTAAAATCTTGTAA
- a CDS encoding DUF1572 domain-containing protein: MKADESYLESVKKQFLYYKMLGEKAMDQLEPEQLFVQINEDTNSIATIIKHISGNMLSRWTDFLTSDGEKEWRNRDAEFENDLQSKEEVLETWNKGWNCFLDALNSLKPEQLSDIIYIRNEGHTVIEAINRQLAHYPYHVGQIVFYAKQLKNSDWESLSIPKNKSGNYNAEKFAKEKEIKNFTDDELQRLK, translated from the coding sequence ATGAAAGCCGACGAATCATATTTAGAAAGCGTTAAAAAACAGTTTTTGTACTATAAAATGCTGGGCGAAAAAGCGATGGATCAATTAGAACCAGAACAGCTTTTTGTCCAAATAAATGAAGATACCAATAGTATTGCAACCATAATAAAACACATTTCCGGCAATATGCTTTCGCGTTGGACAGACTTTTTAACTTCTGACGGAGAAAAAGAATGGCGCAACCGTGATGCAGAATTTGAAAATGATTTACAATCAAAAGAAGAGGTTTTAGAAACCTGGAATAAAGGCTGGAATTGTTTTCTGGATGCTTTAAATAGTTTAAAACCGGAACAACTTTCTGATATTATTTATATTCGAAATGAAGGTCACACGGTTATTGAAGCTATAAATCGTCAATTGGCACATTATCCTTATCATGTTGGCCAAATTGTTTTTTACGCCAAACAACTGAAAAATAGTGATTGGGAAAGTTTATCAATTCCGAAGAATAAATCCGGAAATTACAATGCCGAAAAGTTTGCCAAAGAAAAAGAAATCAAGAACTTTACCGATGATGAATTACAGCGATTGAAATGA
- a CDS encoding DNA topoisomerase IV, producing MKKILFLFPVLALVSCYNAEHNCKDFKNGKFKFEFKVNGVKKTTFFERKDNIEIETFDGKTDTSTVRWVSDCEYVLQKKHPKNMAEEKAISMKILTTSKDSYTFEFGMVGSEEKQRGTVTRVD from the coding sequence ATGAAAAAAATACTATTCTTATTTCCAGTATTGGCTTTAGTTTCTTGTTATAACGCCGAACATAACTGTAAAGATTTTAAAAACGGAAAATTCAAATTTGAGTTTAAAGTAAATGGCGTAAAAAAAACAACTTTTTTTGAACGTAAAGACAACATTGAAATCGAAACTTTTGATGGTAAAACAGATACTTCAACTGTACGTTGGGTAAGCGACTGCGAATATGTTTTGCAGAAGAAACACCCAAAAAATATGGCTGAGGAAAAAGCAATCAGTATGAAGATTTTAACAACTTCAAAAGATTCTTATACTTTTGAATTTGGAATGGTTGGTTCTGAAGAAAAACAACGCGGTACAGTTACCCGAGTAGACTGA
- a CDS encoding TerC family protein → MEILSNPDAWIALLTLTFLEIVLGIDNIIFISIVTGKLPEEDRKKATRIGLFLAMFMRIALLMGISYLIAMKATLFSIHWGWFEGDFTGQALILFLGGLFLIYKSTKEISEKVDHQGEEEKTIKTAAKKSFSNVIVQILLIDLIFSVDSILTAVGMTNGVHGALTIMITAVIISVLIMMLFAVPVGNFVNKNPSIQILGLSFLILIGFMLITESMHLSDATLAGEHIGAVPKGYLYFAITFSLAVEFVNMRIRKKQAQN, encoded by the coding sequence ATGGAAATACTTTCTAATCCAGACGCCTGGATCGCCTTATTGACACTGACTTTTCTTGAAATTGTTTTAGGAATTGACAATATCATTTTTATATCGATTGTAACCGGTAAATTACCTGAAGAAGATCGTAAAAAAGCAACAAGAATTGGTTTGTTTTTGGCCATGTTTATGCGTATTGCACTCTTAATGGGAATTTCATATTTAATTGCTATGAAAGCCACATTATTCAGCATCCACTGGGGTTGGTTTGAAGGTGATTTTACAGGTCAGGCTTTAATTTTATTCTTAGGAGGCCTGTTCTTAATTTATAAAAGTACTAAAGAAATCAGTGAAAAGGTAGATCATCAGGGAGAAGAGGAAAAAACGATTAAAACGGCTGCAAAGAAATCTTTTTCTAATGTTATTGTTCAGATCTTATTGATTGATTTAATTTTTTCTGTCGATTCGATCCTAACGGCAGTTGGTATGACTAATGGTGTTCATGGAGCCTTAACAATTATGATTACAGCTGTTATTATTTCTGTCTTAATTATGATGTTATTTGCAGTTCCTGTTGGAAATTTCGTCAATAAAAACCCATCGATTCAAATATTAGGACTCTCGTTTTTAATCCTTATTGGGTTTATGTTAATTACTGAAAGTATGCATTTATCAGATGCTACACTTGCCGGTGAACATATTGGAGCAGTTCCGAAAGGGTATTTATACTTTGCTATTACATTTTCACTAGCAGTTGAGTTTGTCAATATGCGAATCCGAAAAAAACAAGCACAAAACTAA
- a CDS encoding DUF294 nucleotidyltransferase-like domain-containing protein, translating into MKNTISHRVADFLKDFPPFSFLHKMDLEKLSEQISIIYKDKDAVIFAENEKTHDSFYVVHKGAVALKKSTKNTVLDMCDEGDIFGLRPLLAQENYIMEAVAHEESILYAIPIDVFKPYALENRIVGNFLIESYASNTRNPYSDIHKDKLYGDDLAHDTMHSDTNSFDLTPIKYSKKIVTCSPSTTARDVARIMNKKKVGAILIVDEMLPIGILTDKDLRNKIVTGDYSILTTAEAIMTKPVITYPKKMTVTEAQMAMMKSNISHLCLTKDGTINTKAVGILSKHDVMVALGNNPAVLIKALKRTKKIKEIKPIRNRIMQLLQGYLDQNIPMTLISKIITELNEACTTRVIEMCIEKMSSPPPAKFAWLALGSQGRSEQMLHTDQDNAIVYENVSEVFRDETRIYFLKFAGLVNKGLFEIGYDYCPAEMMASNPKWCMSLDEWKNQVHHWITNPGKNEVLLSFIFFDYSVTYGDTELASQLSDSIFEDVKANPIFYVHLVSGALQSPSPTGFFRQFLVEQDGANKDNFDIKRRALMPLTDAARVLILSHSVKGISNTAERFEKLAELEPNNSELYLSCSYSFKALLKFRTKQGLLHHDSGQFIALESLSKMEKIKLKRTFKTIKELQELISVRFNVSNVV; encoded by the coding sequence ATGAAAAATACCATATCACATAGAGTTGCTGACTTTTTAAAGGACTTCCCTCCTTTTAGTTTTTTGCATAAAATGGATTTAGAAAAGCTATCAGAGCAAATCTCGATTATCTACAAAGATAAAGATGCTGTTATTTTTGCCGAAAATGAAAAAACACATGATTCTTTTTATGTCGTTCATAAAGGTGCTGTCGCTTTAAAGAAAAGCACAAAAAATACGGTTCTGGACATGTGTGATGAAGGAGATATATTTGGATTACGTCCACTTTTGGCGCAGGAAAACTATATTATGGAAGCTGTCGCGCATGAAGAAAGTATTTTATACGCCATTCCGATTGACGTTTTCAAGCCATACGCTCTGGAGAATAGAATCGTTGGAAATTTTTTGATTGAAAGTTACGCTTCAAACACTCGAAACCCGTATTCTGATATACATAAAGATAAATTGTATGGCGATGATTTGGCGCATGATACAATGCATTCTGATACCAATTCTTTTGATTTAACACCTATAAAATATTCTAAAAAAATTGTTACTTGTTCGCCATCAACCACAGCAAGAGATGTTGCCAGGATTATGAACAAGAAAAAAGTGGGTGCAATTTTAATTGTTGATGAAATGCTTCCAATAGGTATTTTAACCGATAAAGATTTGCGTAATAAAATCGTAACCGGAGATTACTCGATACTAACAACAGCTGAAGCGATTATGACGAAACCTGTTATTACATATCCAAAGAAAATGACAGTTACCGAGGCTCAAATGGCGATGATGAAAAGCAACATAAGTCATTTGTGTTTAACGAAAGATGGTACAATAAATACTAAAGCGGTTGGGATTTTATCCAAACATGATGTTATGGTGGCGTTGGGGAATAACCCAGCCGTTTTGATCAAAGCTTTAAAAAGAACTAAAAAAATCAAAGAAATTAAGCCCATCCGAAACAGAATCATGCAACTGCTTCAGGGCTATTTGGATCAAAATATTCCGATGACACTGATTTCTAAAATCATAACCGAATTAAATGAAGCCTGTACGACTCGCGTTATCGAAATGTGTATCGAAAAAATGAGCAGTCCGCCACCTGCAAAATTTGCATGGCTAGCTTTAGGAAGTCAGGGACGAAGCGAACAAATGTTGCATACCGATCAGGATAATGCTATTGTGTACGAAAATGTTTCAGAAGTTTTTAGAGATGAAACCAGAATATACTTTTTGAAATTTGCTGGTCTTGTCAACAAAGGGCTTTTTGAAATTGGTTATGACTATTGTCCGGCAGAAATGATGGCTTCAAATCCAAAATGGTGTATGAGTCTTGATGAGTGGAAAAACCAAGTACATCATTGGATTACAAATCCTGGAAAAAATGAGGTTTTATTATCGTTTATATTTTTCGATTACAGCGTAACTTATGGTGATACGGAGTTAGCGAGCCAATTATCTGATTCTATTTTTGAAGATGTAAAAGCAAATCCGATTTTTTATGTTCATTTGGTTAGCGGTGCGTTACAGAGCCCGTCGCCAACAGGCTTTTTTAGACAGTTTTTAGTAGAACAGGACGGAGCCAACAAAGACAATTTTGATATAAAAAGAAGAGCTTTAATGCCTTTGACAGATGCCGCACGTGTTTTAATTTTATCACATTCGGTTAAAGGGATCAGCAACACTGCAGAACGATTTGAAAAATTGGCCGAATTAGAGCCTAATAACAGTGAGTTGTATTTATCGTGTTCTTATTCTTTTAAGGCTTTATTAAAATTCAGAACCAAACAAGGGCTTTTGCATCATGATTCAGGACAATTTATTGCCTTAGAATCTCTATCAAAAATGGAGAAAATAAAATTGAAGAGAACTTTTAAAACCATCAAAGAGCTTCAGGAATTAATAAGCGTAAGATTTAATGTTTCAAACGTCGTATAA
- a CDS encoding PolC-type DNA polymerase III encodes MSLFNFWKKDEDLFDENSSIEETRFVVLDTETTGFDYENDRILCIGALVLQNGVISIQNSFEVYIEQEHYDKSTAQIHGILKAFVLKRPSESEALQQFLAFLGDSIIIAHHTVFDVTMINKALERNGLPQLVNHRLDTAILYKKTLIKSHLFERKDHYSLDDLADKFDISKKDRHTALGDAYITAIAFLKIVKKLKEKKEVNLNSLFK; translated from the coding sequence ATGAGTTTATTTAATTTCTGGAAAAAAGACGAAGATCTATTCGATGAAAATAGTAGTATTGAAGAAACTCGTTTTGTTGTTTTAGATACTGAAACTACCGGTTTTGATTACGAAAACGACCGAATTTTATGTATTGGCGCACTTGTTTTACAAAATGGCGTAATCTCAATTCAAAATAGCTTTGAAGTATACATAGAGCAAGAGCATTATGATAAATCGACAGCTCAGATTCATGGCATATTAAAAGCTTTCGTTTTAAAACGACCAAGTGAGTCAGAAGCTTTACAGCAATTTTTAGCTTTTTTAGGAGATTCGATTATTATAGCACATCATACTGTTTTTGATGTTACAATGATCAATAAAGCTTTAGAAAGAAATGGTTTACCTCAGCTGGTAAACCATAGATTAGATACGGCAATTCTGTACAAAAAAACTTTAATCAAGTCTCATTTATTTGAAAGAAAAGACCATTACTCTTTAGATGACCTTGCTGATAAATTTGATATTTCTAAAAAAGACAGGCATACCGCTTTGGGAGATGCTTACATAACTGCTATTGCTTTTTTAAAAATCGTAAAAAAACTAAAAGAGAAAAAAGAGGTTAATTTGAATTCATTATTCAAATAG